Sequence from the Vanessa tameamea isolate UH-Manoa-2023 chromosome 4, ilVanTame1 primary haplotype, whole genome shotgun sequence genome:
CGTGcacaatttttaaaaacgacGTCATCGTCCCATCGGCGTTTTACCTATTAAAGAAAACCataagataaaacaataaatatatctaaaaaaaatactatttttagttataaagtaaatttctacatgatgtaataaaaaataaaactaactaaaGTAAATTCAGAATGAATTCAAAAActtgtgttttttaataattttaaatatataaataattaatattagattaattaACAATGAAAGAAAAGACATAAATATCTTTtgagtaataaattaacatttatacataaataatattcaccTTTAAGTCGTTTTTCTGTCCTGCGGCAGAATAGTTTAAAAGTGGGTTGCCGGACAATATGTTTTCCATTCTTATTCTTTCCTCTTCTTGCTTCTTTTCGGCttcctttaataaaaacatatatttaatcagATTAGAAATAGTCGTCGTTCAGTACAGTTCGGTGGGTGGGGGTCAAAAATCCGCGGATTAGAGGGCCAGAAGTTGGAATAAAGATACTAAAGTGGTAAAAGAAATTTAGaactcattaaaaatatgatccCACTCTTTGACTTCGTTTTTACGGATGTTCCAACACCCTGACTACATGCTTTTACACCGATACCTCACACCAATTTGGGATTGGGTAGAATTTGAAGGAATTGTATCAATCGATTATAAAGGAAAGATATATCACTATCATCAGAGTGAACTTCTAAATTAATAACACTCAAAGGGTTGATGTGTTTTCAAgacaaataaatttttaacaagcatttaaacaagtttttacttactattattatttagatcaattaataatcaatacttTAACTTAATTGACTAATACATCGACAATTAAGAggtttaaatgtttcatttatacatttatatatcattaaaaccCTATACAAGCCTGAGAAGGTAGTACTTGCACTTATATATTGATTCAATATTTGCATGTtggaattttatcaaaataatttacttgaaatttattacataaagttgataatctattttttttttatttatttccatatatAAACGGAACCCATAACTAAAACTTTCAGTAGAAGTACTTTTTGATTTTAGTATTAAGtttatcagaaaaaaattatgtcaattataatataatgtaaataatgtaaatttatttttagttctatTTCTATTCAGTTCTTCAACTTTGATGCAATTTGGACAACAACAGTATAGCGTAGCGGggaaaagtttaaatattcattattattctaTGAAAATTCCAGATACTGTTTCTGGAATTATTTAGTCTATTTAGTCTCATGTATAACCTcactttttgttaattttaatattaaaatttaatgacattaGTTGGCAAGCAGTTTAATTTTTTGTGgtctacaaaattaaattattctaaatgaTTAAAACTTTcagttttataacttttatagttGTTAAATTCATGATAACTTTACTAGTTTCTCcttacacatttttaatataaattgagcaatacttttttgatttaaaaacaaaaattacccTCAGTTGGTAACACTTTTTTCACTAGATAGTGTTAAGTGGCTTGTTTTTTCTATGCAatggttatataattataaaactaaataaaaaatttagaaaatattcttatttattggagattatttattagaattgagTAAAAATTTATCATTAGCTATGGTTTTTTTTACTTATCGTAATATATGTCAATAATTAATGAGAAATTAATCATCAGTGAAATGTTATTCTGAAAAAGTGTATCTAAGAAGACGAAAATATGTCTTATaggctaatatttaaataaccttaCCATAAAGTTAAGACAAATATATAGTGTTACCTTTTTGGCCTGTTCAATTGCAcgctcttttttaattttattcagttCAGCTAGTAAAGCAGCTGTGTCATCATCCGAGTCATCAGAATCTGTGGAATCTCCTTCAAGAGGGTCATCAGCATCTAAGCTGGCAGCTGGCACTTGATCAATCTTTAGCCGTTTCACTGATGGTTCCGTTTGTCTTCTTGCATTAAGGCCTTTCACTTCTTTTTCTCTTTCATCAAGTTCTTTACGGAAATCTCTTGAACGTAACTCTTCTGTAGTTCCTTGACCTTGCtccctttaaaataatatattcgtttataaatagaaaacaaatacCAACTTCACATTAGTAGATTTTTATAACATacctgtattttaattttgtatgacTAGGAAGATCTCTACTGGAATATTGACGAGAAATTGCACTTAAATCCTTCTCACCACGTCCCTGACCACCTCTAGCAGGATCAAAAGTAGGTCTAGCGGCTGTAGTCATTGTATAgggtttttaagttattttatgaaacaaatatttgaatcaaCTCGTTCGCCTGTACCAATTAGTAATCTATTTATGTTCAATCCTTTATtggaatttattgtttattcgaATGGTaggataaatatgtttttaaataattgtgaaaTTTTAAGTATGAAAACACTTTATTTACTTAGAATGTTTGAAGCGGaagatatttcataaattcattAAGACTGTTAAGATAAAAAccgtgaaataataaatataggaaTTATGATATTGTAAAATGTGATTAACGAACAACAACAAAGTACTCAATACAgaatacagatgataaaattgataaataaaaaatatctaatatcttCAATTGAAAGAATTCTAAAATGACACAGATAACAtagagaattaattatttttttttcgataacctgatgatttgaaaatatattcgaCATCATGGCttcaatagtatattattataatttttaataaatcttagtaattcatataaataaggcTTTTAATACATAACACACACAGTACCAATGTAGTTTTTTTAAGACTATTAAGTCCATTAACTACTATGTTGTGGAAATCGACATTCATATTAACTTAAACATGATTTAACtaaatgaatttcaatttattgtaCCTGTTCAAAATATTAGGATGgggaattttattttactatacactgtaaatattataatgtttacgtAAGTATCAAAGTATAAGGAGTtaactaataacaaaaaatttcgAGGTAACtagtttaatatgaaattgagttatacataatatcaatgaaattcgaataaaaatacacaCTATTTTCGAAGTTcagatataatgaatatattgatagaaaataaaacatttacccAAACAAATTGTACATATTCATGTATATCggtaaatcataaataatactaaattgttCTTCATTACCATTAGTcataattcattcattattgAGTCATAACAACACTAGCAAACACATCACTTGCCTGAATAaagttgatatataaaatactactcTATTCAAAATTTATCTATCTACTGTCAAGCAACGCAAGACTCAAGTTGTCAACTGTCAGCCGTCAACGCGTatctttaactaatattttttaaaggaaagcGTTGAGtttctactttttatttacagattatTGCTCGAAgtcatatattcaaatattacaattttgtcCAACTAACAACGGACAATTATATTCTAaggtaaattatgtataaattaaataaatctaaaatcatTGGAGCAATGGAAAAATCCAGCAATGTGTACGCCATTTTGTAATTCTAAATTTGACATCAACATGGCAttatttcagaaatataatttttaggtTCTTTCTTTTctgtatattaatcatatttccattaatttgtcattttaatgTTAACCATTTGTAAATTAGTCAAAACTTGGATCTCAAAATCGCTGTACTCAATTTAGTCCTTCATGTAATATTTCCAGATATAAAGTTAAAGTATCATAAAACGACTATacataattcttatatataaacgattacgtatgttctttttttattatgtagtttAACATTGAACAGAAAACTCATGTAATTAATTGTCGAATTTTATTTCAGGATGGCTGAAGATTTAGATGTTGAGGCCATGCTAGAAGCGCCGTATAATAAATCGGTAAGCAAATAGATCTTTTCTatccttataattttttattaaaaaaattgtcatgtagtaaaagtaattaaataaatagattaaattaatttctatatcatatatatttaaaaaaaatagttaattgatAAACTGTTCCAAAAGTATACTTATTttctatagatatattataagcatataaaacatacattttttattgtaattaaaattactcttTCTTATCTAAATTTACCTCTTTGataaacattttctattttccaaatggcaaatataaaaatttctcgtttcatttcaaatttcagTATCAATTGTTTAGTTAACACATTATATGGTACATAAAATCATAGTAAATCTGTAGACCTactataataaatcataaactttttatgcaaaatataaGCATCTGGtgctttaaacattttaactctATGGGTTAAACTGATTAAAGATGTCCAAAATAGAGTATAAATGGCATCTTTGAACAGTTATGTAGGcactgaaaatttataaaacaaaattaaacttgcGAATCATTTCTTGTATTTATAGAACTTTGTGGTAATTGTCCAGCATACTTCACCGACCTGACCGAAATGAGGTATCGACTAtactatacttaattttttcatcttacattaatttatgaaatatattttaaacataacattttaatagaaaatgcaTTGCAAGtcagtatttaaaaattgaaacagACCATGCGCTGATGGGTCGTAAATCTTTTACAGAAG
This genomic interval carries:
- the LOC113394612 gene encoding protein CWC15 homolog encodes the protein MTTAARPTFDPARGGQGRGEKDLSAISRQYSSRDLPSHTKLKYREQGQGTTEELRSRDFRKELDEREKEVKGLNARRQTEPSVKRLKIDQVPAASLDADDPLEGDSTDSDDSDDDTAALLAELNKIKKERAIEQAKKEAEKKQEEERIRMENILSGNPLLNYSAAGQKNDLKVKRRWDDDVVFKNCARSEPEKKANSFINDSLRSEFHKKFMEKYVK